The proteins below come from a single Patescibacteria group bacterium genomic window:
- a CDS encoding M4 family metallopeptidase, producing MKKIITFFLTLTISVIYLVGVFHNAYAESNQTEDSNIAQLQNEDGKETLTDLQNKLGDNLQYTIDQNTGNLSFIKSQGNGIPLTGASSNAVGGTSMAGLFLKEYGALFGINDPVSDLSVMKETTDALGMKHIRYNQRYAGVPVFGGEVIVHLNGNLTVASANGRAISNTSLDVTPVISSEVAVTKAKEIWQNQFDTDNPEVLKTNLYVFNKSLFNKNNEDQNYLVWQIELYKKTPSLHEFYFIDTRDGSLVHQITGIKNAISRRIYDCSYGDGFCYLDAYDAVSAYTLGRSEGKPIRGTNPWYGLTDVDNLYSITGYAHNYFLNTFSLNGANNLGGLGDGTYVPYTRTEGLAYIDPVYPACPNAFYDGYAINFCTGWVTTDIVAHEYGHGVTQFSVVDGYGNPAGLIYSDESGALSESYADVFGEAVENYSDGSGDWLIGEDLTGGALRSMSDPMSMSYPDRFNSPYFYCGDSDQGGVHINNSVPNYAAYLMAMGGTFNNCTINGIGRAKEEAIYYRALTQYLTTSSGFNDAYNALVTSCQDLYGALSSDCRQVVKALRAVEMNQGGYCSGQTAVDPGCAVIDATPSVTQVSSDKADGTYIAGTVIDIDVTFSKAVTSSGEITVTLETGATDRSCTFSVSNAAFGSCDYTIQAGDNSNDLNVKSISGSITDAYGNTVTDLTPGSDLSSNKNIKIGAPTLGLLLSQASDTEPFIKRVGHHGNKIKSFAVHKGKGGVLSVEADINGDGINEIVVAPEAGLGGKVKAYTKNGAALASFSPFGSKFNDGISLTSGDVNNDGKKEIIVSPLTKGTPKIKVFRYANKKFTLLKEIKVFGSSVPGGLIVSSGDVNDDNIDEIIVSPYQDQDKKDRVVKIYAYRNNKLVKLASKQLYSKRTEYQGIKTTTADLDGDGRDEIIATPSLNFGDDIQVYGYANGGLTHLDDVWAYSASFNGLTSLATGDINSDGRNEIMLTIKTGGLPYVFIYKFNNGKLVLHDKFRAYDKEFTGGVNLAVLDIDGDNKAEVITAPYSGKQKVKVWDVESTKQKLHSSFWGFGKDFEGGINFAR from the coding sequence ATGAAAAAAATTATAACGTTTTTTCTGACATTAACGATATCAGTAATTTATTTAGTGGGTGTATTTCATAATGCTTATGCTGAATCAAATCAAACTGAGGATTCTAATATTGCTCAATTACAAAATGAGGACGGGAAGGAAACATTAACTGATCTGCAAAACAAGTTGGGAGATAATCTGCAATACACTATCGATCAGAATACTGGCAATTTATCTTTTATAAAAAGCCAGGGTAATGGAATACCGCTTACTGGTGCAAGTAGTAATGCAGTGGGTGGAACAAGTATGGCCGGGTTATTTTTGAAAGAATACGGCGCGTTGTTTGGGATTAATGATCCGGTGTCAGATTTATCCGTAATGAAAGAGACAACGGATGCATTGGGCATGAAACACATCCGATATAATCAGCGCTATGCCGGCGTGCCGGTCTTTGGTGGAGAGGTGATTGTCCATTTGAATGGTAATCTGACGGTTGCTTCGGCCAACGGCAGGGCTATATCTAATACATCTTTAGATGTTACTCCTGTAATTTCCAGTGAAGTTGCTGTAACAAAAGCGAAAGAAATTTGGCAAAATCAATTCGATACAGATAATCCGGAAGTGCTGAAAACAAACCTGTATGTTTTTAATAAATCGCTTTTTAACAAAAATAATGAAGATCAAAATTATTTAGTTTGGCAAATAGAATTATATAAAAAAACTCCCAGTCTGCATGAATTTTATTTTATTGATACCCGAGACGGCAGTCTCGTTCACCAAATTACAGGTATCAAGAACGCCATTAGTCGCCGTATCTATGACTGTTCTTACGGAGATGGTTTTTGTTACTTAGATGCATATGATGCAGTCTCCGCTTATACATTAGGCCGTTCCGAAGGAAAGCCGATCCGCGGTACCAACCCCTGGTATGGTCTAACCGATGTGGATAATTTGTACAGTATAACAGGTTATGCTCATAATTATTTTTTAAATACATTTAGCCTTAACGGTGCAAATAATTTAGGCGGGCTGGGAGATGGAACTTATGTCCCATATACAAGGACTGAAGGCCTAGCTTATATAGACCCGGTGTATCCAGCATGTCCAAATGCTTTTTATGATGGTTACGCTATAAATTTCTGTACTGGCTGGGTAACTACCGATATTGTTGCTCATGAGTACGGTCATGGTGTTACTCAATTTTCTGTAGTAGATGGTTATGGAAATCCTGCCGGTTTGATTTATTCTGACGAATCGGGTGCTTTAAGTGAGTCTTATGCTGATGTTTTTGGTGAAGCTGTTGAGAATTATAGTGATGGATCTGGTGATTGGTTGATTGGCGAGGATTTGACCGGTGGTGCCCTGCGCAGCATGAGTGATCCGATGAGTATGTCATATCCCGATCGTTTTAACAGTCCTTATTTTTATTGTGGTGATTCTGACCAGGGGGGAGTTCATATCAATAACTCAGTACCGAATTACGCCGCATATTTAATGGCTATGGGTGGTACTTTCAACAATTGTACGATTAATGGTATCGGGCGGGCTAAGGAAGAAGCAATATATTACCGCGCACTTACTCAATATCTCACCACCAGTTCCGGTTTTAATGATGCATATAATGCTCTAGTCACTTCCTGCCAGGATCTTTATGGAGCTTTGAGCAGTGATTGCCGGCAAGTAGTTAAGGCTTTACGTGCGGTGGAAATGAATCAGGGTGGATACTGCAGTGGACAGACAGCTGTTGACCCGGGTTGTGCTGTTATTGATGCGACGCCAAGTGTTACTCAAGTTTCATCTGATAAAGCTGACGGTACTTATATTGCCGGTACCGTGATTGATATTGATGTTACTTTTTCTAAAGCGGTTACTTCAAGTGGTGAAATTACTGTAACTTTGGAAACGGGCGCTACAGACAGAAGTTGTACTTTCTCAGTTAGCAACGCTGCTTTCGGCAGTTGTGACTATACCATTCAAGCCGGTGATAACAGTAACGATTTAAATGTTAAAAGCATTTCTGGCTCGATAACAGATGCTTACGGTAATACGGTAACTGACCTTACACCCGGAAGCGATTTGTCTAGTAATAAAAATATTAAAATCGGTGCTCCTACGCTTGGACTGTTACTTTCACAAGCATCTGATACTGAACCTTTCATCAAACGTGTTGGTCATCATGGCAACAAAATTAAATCATTCGCTGTACACAAAGGAAAAGGAGGGGTATTAAGTGTTGAAGCCGATATTAATGGTGACGGAATTAATGAAATTGTCGTTGCGCCAGAAGCCGGACTCGGAGGTAAGGTAAAGGCTTATACAAAAAACGGGGCAGCGCTTGCTTCTTTCAGTCCTTTTGGCAGTAAATTCAATGATGGAATCAGTCTTACTTCGGGCGATGTGAACAACGACGGGAAAAAAGAAATCATTGTTTCCCCGCTCACTAAGGGAACGCCAAAAATAAAAGTTTTCCGCTACGCAAATAAAAAATTTACACTGCTGAAAGAGATTAAAGTTTTTGGCAGTAGTGTCCCGGGCGGTCTGATTGTAAGTTCCGGTGATGTCAATGACGATAATATTGACGAAATTATTGTTTCGCCGTATCAGGATCAGGATAAAAAAGATCGGGTGGTAAAAATCTATGCTTACCGTAACAACAAACTGGTTAAACTTGCTTCAAAACAGCTCTATAGTAAACGCACTGAATATCAGGGAATTAAAACTACCACTGCCGATCTGGACGGTGATGGCAGAGATGAAATTATTGCCACTCCTTCGCTAAATTTTGGCGATGACATCCAGGTCTACGGATATGCAAACGGGGGGTTAACGCATCTGGATGATGTATGGGCATACTCCGCGTCTTTTAACGGGCTTACATCTCTTGCAACCGGCGACATTAATTCTGACGGCAGAAATGAAATTATGCTTACGATAAAAACCGGTGGATTACCTTATGTCTTTATCTATAAATTTAACAATGGAAAACTTGTTCTGCATGACAAATTCCGCGCATATGATAAGGAATTTACCGGCGGTGTCAATCTTGCCGTGCTTGATATTGATGGAGATAATAAAGCGGAAGTGATCACTGCACCATATAGTGGTAAACAGAAAGTAAAAGTATGGGACGTCGAATCAACTAAACAAAAACTGCACTCTTCCTTTTGGGGGTTTGGCAAGGATTTTGAAGGTGGAATCAATTTTGCCCGGTAA
- a CDS encoding DUF4342 domain-containing protein, whose amino-acid sequence MPEKQEKKEEFVISGDKVVEKVKELIKEGNARRIIINNEKGESIIEIPVTVGVVGALIAPVLAAIGAAAALLTKCTIVVIKK is encoded by the coding sequence ATGCCTGAAAAACAAGAAAAAAAAGAAGAATTCGTAATTTCCGGCGATAAAGTTGTGGAAAAAGTGAAGGAATTGATCAAAGAGGGAAATGCCCGTCGGATTATTATTAATAATGAAAAAGGCGAATCAATTATTGAGATTCCCGTAACAGTAGGGGTAGTTGGTGCTTTGATTGCGCCAGTTTTAGCCGCTATTGGTGCGGCAGCCGCTCTGCTGACAAAATGCACAATAGTCGTGATTAAAAAATAG
- a CDS encoding ATP-binding cassette domain-containing protein codes for MPEAIISVKNFSKSFGDNKVVTDLSFDVQKGEVFALLGANGSGKTTTIRCLLNILQPDTGSLLIDGKKYDQSMSGHVGYLPEERGLYTSERVIDTMVYFGELKGMSASDAKKWSYGYLEKVGLHDKARLKVKKLSSGQQQKIQLGITIINQPDLLILDEPTKGLDPVNRTLLMDMLLDMKEKGSTIIFITHQMEEVEKIANRLLMIQDGKRILYGAVDEVKAQFGEDRIHVQFRGILPKNDQLYSIANDTTNSASLILKEGITPKDTLSYLAGTELKITKFEVAAPSLEEIFVMVSKQQ; via the coding sequence ATGCCAGAAGCAATTATCAGTGTTAAGAATTTTTCTAAATCCTTCGGAGACAATAAAGTTGTAACTGATCTTTCTTTTGATGTACAAAAAGGAGAAGTCTTCGCCTTGCTCGGTGCCAACGGATCGGGGAAAACAACAACTATCCGCTGTCTTTTAAACATTCTACAACCGGATACCGGATCGCTTCTGATTGATGGAAAAAAATATGACCAGTCCATGTCCGGTCACGTCGGCTATTTGCCGGAGGAAAGGGGATTATATACTTCCGAAAGAGTAATTGATACCATGGTCTATTTCGGCGAACTGAAAGGAATGTCAGCTAGCGATGCCAAAAAATGGTCCTATGGATATCTGGAAAAAGTCGGATTGCATGATAAGGCAAGATTAAAAGTTAAAAAACTGTCATCCGGCCAGCAGCAAAAGATTCAGCTCGGGATTACGATTATCAATCAGCCGGATTTATTGATACTGGACGAGCCGACCAAAGGGCTAGATCCGGTAAACAGGACTCTGCTCATGGATATGCTTTTGGATATGAAGGAAAAGGGAAGTACGATAATATTTATTACTCATCAGATGGAAGAGGTGGAAAAGATAGCCAACCGTCTCCTTATGATCCAGGACGGCAAACGGATTTTATACGGAGCGGTGGATGAAGTAAAAGCGCAATTCGGCGAGGATCGGATACACGTTCAGTTCAGAGGTATATTGCCGAAAAACGACCAACTCTATTCCATCGCTAATGACACGACTAATTCCGCCTCCTTGATTTTAAAAGAAGGAATCACCCCGAAAGACACGCTATCATATTTAGCTGGGACAGAACTGAAAATTACAAAATTTGAAGTGGCGGCACCTTCATTAGAAGAAATATTTGTAATGGTATCAAAACAACAATGA
- a CDS encoding ABC transporter permease — protein MNTILKVAKKEYLKIVQKPSFWIMIVIVPILYLGLVAISGTSATQVEKKIAEEVKNIDNVLIIDQSGIVNKDSIVPPYFVATDIDQAKEQVREGKADAAFIYPENILNDKVIEIYAIDTSLISRDRFNIVAKEILKQNILMEIQDPARIALFSSEIKLEKTLYKDGVVVDQRFEIFIIPIISILVYFVMVMFSSGFMLSSVSEEKENRMIETILSIVKPRQLIWGKLIGLTGVSLTSLFALGALMTGIVIVSTNIFPITIDWSAVDVTFGQVLLSIFYTIGGYLFLSSIMVGVGAAMPKYRDAQQFSSVFIILSIIPVYFASFLLAEPSGVLSRTVSFTPFTAPLILIFRSSIGALTTWESIMGVVVVSLYVMIGFYFAFKLFEVGSLEVNKKISFKFLLQKQKEKK, from the coding sequence ATGAATACAATCCTGAAAGTTGCGAAAAAAGAATATTTGAAGATAGTTCAGAAACCATCTTTTTGGATTATGATTGTAATTGTTCCAATTCTCTATCTGGGCTTAGTCGCCATTTCGGGAACATCAGCAACTCAGGTTGAAAAAAAGATAGCGGAAGAAGTAAAAAATATCGATAATGTATTGATCATTGATCAGTCAGGGATTGTTAATAAAGATTCGATTGTTCCCCCATATTTTGTTGCTACGGATATTGACCAGGCTAAAGAGCAGGTTAGGGAAGGAAAAGCAGATGCGGCGTTTATCTATCCAGAGAATATACTGAATGATAAAGTGATTGAAATATATGCTATTGATACTAGCCTCATTTCACGTGACCGGTTTAATATTGTGGCAAAAGAAATACTGAAGCAGAATATTTTAATGGAAATCCAGGATCCGGCAAGAATTGCATTATTCTCAAGTGAAATAAAACTGGAAAAAACTTTATACAAAGACGGGGTGGTGGTAGATCAGCGATTTGAAATATTCATTATTCCGATAATTTCCATATTGGTTTACTTTGTGATGGTCATGTTCTCATCCGGATTTATGTTATCCAGTGTCTCAGAAGAAAAAGAGAATCGGATGATTGAAACAATACTGTCTATTGTTAAACCGCGCCAGCTAATCTGGGGGAAACTGATCGGACTTACCGGTGTGTCTTTGACTTCACTGTTTGCCTTAGGAGCTCTGATGACCGGGATCGTAATTGTTTCGACAAATATTTTTCCGATCACGATTGACTGGTCGGCCGTCGATGTAACATTCGGACAGGTACTTTTATCCATATTTTATACGATCGGCGGATATCTATTTCTGTCCAGTATCATGGTGGGAGTAGGTGCGGCAATGCCGAAATACCGTGATGCCCAGCAGTTTTCCTCTGTTTTTATTATCCTTTCAATAATCCCGGTCTATTTCGCATCATTTTTGCTGGCGGAACCATCAGGAGTATTATCGAGGACGGTAAGTTTTACCCCATTTACTGCCCCGCTGATTTTGATTTTCCGCAGTTCAATCGGTGCGTTAACCACCTGGGAGTCAATAATGGGAGTCGTAGTTGTATCGTTATACGTTATGATTGGATTCTATTTTGCATTCAAATTGTTTGAGGTCGGATCGCTGGAAGTAAATAAGAAAATATCCTTTAAATTTCTCTTACAGAAGCAAAAGGAAAAGAAGTAA